Proteins from a genomic interval of Trifolium pratense cultivar HEN17-A07 linkage group LG6, ARS_RC_1.1, whole genome shotgun sequence:
- the LOC123892056 gene encoding protein FAR1-RELATED SEQUENCE 6-like, whose protein sequence is MSTLMQEISKSPSRERENKESEIYDDKLDSNIVCEEEAPRTAMTFSSEEEVTLYYMNYARHMGFGISKISSKNGDEGKKYFTLACSRAGKYVSNPKNVLKPNPITKTQCKARLNACICSDGTVVVSSVILEHNHELSPTKARYFRCNKNLGSHIKRRLELNDQAGINVSRNFRSLVVEANGYENLTFGERDCRNYIDKVRRLRLGTGDADAVQNYFIRMQKQNNQFYYVMDFDDESRLRNVFWADARSRAAYEYFGEAVTFDTTYLTNRYDMPFAPFVGVNHHGQSVLLGCALLSNEDAKTFTWLFTTWLECMHQRAPNAIITDQDKAMKNAIEIVFPKAHHRWCLWHIMKKIPEKFGRHTYYESIKTLLHDVVYDSLSKSVFMEKWERMVESYELHDNEWLKGLFDERHRWVPVYVKDTFWAGMSTTQRSESMNSFFDGYVNSKTSLKQFVEQYDNALKDKIEKESTADFNSFNKVIPCLSHFGFESQFQKAFTNAKFKEFQLEVPAMMYCNTLFEKLDGVNSIFSVMENKKVYDKMKDIEFKVSFNEKDFELQCTCCLFEFKGILCRHILCVLQLSRKTESVPPCYMFSQWRKDIKRKHTLIKCGFDNLTGNAEFQRVGKACDAFYEVASTEIKTEEELLKVMDWIKDLKIELTCKKSSPRIREEDGSIPNQVSSILDPVEARRKGRPREKRKAAKVDQIVKKKLAKKKTQTSQKRKNSQSQEEHEHNDLLSSGNGGINSLAPFDSTQEQNGDVYQCEQRYLWRTEYGTVYNLAPFNPNQVQNGELDQVSYYSQNINQTATCSKVSQAQNHMKDQPPTL, encoded by the exons ATGTCGACACtaa TGCAAGAAATATCTAAATCACCATCTCGTGAAAGAGAAAACAAAGAATCTGAAATTTATGATGATAAGTTAGATTCAAATATTGTTTGCGAAGAAGAAGCACCTAGGACTGCAATGACATTTAGTTCTGAAGAGGAAGTTACCTTGTATTATATGAATTATGCTCGACATATGGGTTTTGGAATTAGTAAAATAAGTTCGAAAAATGGagatgaaggaaaaaaatattttactttagCATGTAGTCGTGCAGGAAAGTATGTGAGCAATCCCAAGAATGTTTTGAAACCAAATCCTATCACTAAAACACAATGTAAGGCAAGactgaatgcatgtatatgctCGGATGGAACAGTTGTTGTTTCAAGTGTTATTCTTGAGCATAATCATGAACTTAGTCCAACCAAAGCACGGTATTTTAGATGCAACAAGAATTTGGGGTCTCATATAAAAAGGAGATTAGAACTTAATGACCAGGCAGGAATCAATGTGAGCAGAAATTTTAGGTCTCTGGTTGTTGAAGCAAACGGGTACGAGAATCTAACATTTGGAGAAAGAGATTGTCGAAATTATATAGATAAGGTAAGACGTCTACGACTTGGGACAGGAGACGCTGATGCAGTACAAAACTATTTTATTAGAATGCAAAAGCAAAATAATCAGTTTTATTATGTAATGGATTTCGATGATGAAAGTCGTTTGAGAAATGTATTCTGGGCAGATGCGAGAAGTAGGGCTGCATATGAATATTTTGGTGAAGCTGTAACCTTTGACACCACTTATTTAACAAACAGATATGACATGCCTTTTGCTCCTTTTGTTGGAGTAAATCATCACGGTCAATCTGTGTTGTTGGGTTGTGCGCTATTATCAAATGAGGATGCTAAAACTTTTACTTGGTTGTTTACAACGTGGCTAGAGTGCATGCATCAACGTGCACCAAATGCCATTATTACTGACCAGGATAAAGCAATGAAAAATGCAATTGAAATTGTCTTTCCAAAAGCTCATCATCGATGGTGTTTATGGCATATAATGAAAAAGATTCCAGAAAAGTTTGGCAGGCACACATATTATGAGTCTATTAAAACACTTTTGCATGATGTTGTTTATGATTCATTGAGTAAAAGTGTTTTCATGGAGAAATGGGAAAGAATGGTTGAATCTTATGAACTACATGATAATGAATGGTTGAAAGGGTTATTTGATGAGCGGCACCGTTGGGTTCCTGTGTATGTGAAGGACACATTTTGGGCCGGGATGTCAACCACACAAAGAAGTGAAAGCATGAACTCATTTTTTGATGGGTATGTAAACTCAAAGACATCACTGAAGCAATTTGTGGAGCAATATGACAATGCATTAAAAGATAAGATTGAAAAGGAAAGCACTGCTGATTTCAATTCATTTAATAAAGTAATTCCATGTTTAAGTCATTTTGGCTTTGAGTCTCAATTTCAAAAAGCATTTACTAATgcaaaatttaaagaatttcAACTAGAGGTTCCTGCTATGATGTATTGCAATACTTTGTTTGAGAAATTGGATGGTGTGAATTCAATATTTAGTGTGATGGAAAATAAGAAAGTATATGACAAAATGAAAGACATCGAGTTCAAGGTGTCATTCAATGAGAAAGATTTTGAATTACAATGTACATGTTGCTTATTTGAGTTTAAAGGTATTTTGTGTAGACACATCCTTTGTGTGCTTCAATTGTCACGTAAAACAGAGTCAGTGCCGCCTTGTTATATGTTTTCACAGTGGAGGAAGGATATAAAGCGAAAACATACACTTATTAAATGTGGTTTTGATAACTTGACTGGAAATGCTGAATTCCAGCGTGTTGGTAAGGCTTGTGATGCCTTTTACGAAGTTGCTTCTACAGAGATAAAGACCGAAGAAGAATTATTAAAAGTTATGGATTGGATCAAGGACTTGAAAATAGAGTTAACTTGTAAAAAGTCATCTCCAAGAATTAGAGAAGAAGATGGTTCAATTCCAAATCAAGTGTCTAGCATTCTTGACCCTGTAGAGGCTCGAAGAAAAGGACGTCCTCGTGAAAAAAGAAAGGCTGCTAAAGTTGATCAAATTGTGAAGAAGAAACTTGcaaaaaagaaaactcaaactagccaaaagagaaaaaattccCAAAGTCAAGAAGAG CATGAGCATAATGATCTTTTGAGTAGTGGAAATGGTGGTATAAATAGCTTAGCTCCATTTGATTCAACTCAAGAGCAGAATGGTGATGTATATCAG TGTGAGCAAAGGTATCTATGGAGGACTGAATATGGTACTGTATACAATTTAGCTCCCTTCAATCCAAATCAAGTACAAAATGGTGAATTAGATCAG GTTTCATATTATTCTCAAAACATAAACCAAACTGCTACTTGTTCTAAAGTTTCACAG GCACAAAACCATATGAAAGACCAGCCGCCAACATTATGA